The proteins below are encoded in one region of Aquisphaera giovannonii:
- a CDS encoding PEP-CTERM sorting domain-containing protein has product MLSRKVIWFACSALMLMSAPARAGVVFTLSSPSDLSALTVGQEVEIDLSISGLPSPNLTNFIFNVNTRILFDSSLFQAIPDPNSTSGLTAVVAPGSVFDNNVQGPLQVANFNAQSSLTAGAAVGNFSESPNVNSGAIGLNGLYYSFLLRAIAPGSGTIAFDPTPGANQYAANETGFNFAPLNTSGNLSFTISGAAVPEPSSIGMLAVGVAALGCRRLARRRVAD; this is encoded by the coding sequence ATGCTTTCTCGTAAAGTTATCTGGTTCGCGTGCTCCGCACTGATGTTGATGTCGGCCCCCGCGAGGGCGGGCGTGGTCTTCACCCTGTCGTCGCCCAGCGACCTCTCGGCGCTGACCGTGGGCCAGGAGGTCGAGATCGACCTGAGCATCTCGGGCCTGCCGTCCCCCAACTTGACCAACTTCATCTTCAATGTGAACACGAGGATCCTGTTCGACTCGTCCCTGTTCCAGGCGATCCCCGACCCGAACAGCACCTCGGGACTCACCGCGGTCGTCGCGCCCGGATCGGTGTTCGACAACAACGTCCAGGGCCCCTTGCAGGTCGCCAACTTCAACGCCCAGTCCTCGCTCACGGCCGGCGCCGCGGTCGGGAACTTCTCCGAGTCTCCCAACGTCAATTCGGGGGCGATCGGGCTGAACGGCCTGTATTACTCGTTCCTGCTCAGGGCGATTGCCCCGGGCAGCGGGACCATCGCGTTCGACCCGACGCCCGGCGCGAATCAATACGCCGCCAACGAGACGGGCTTCAACTTCGCGCCGCTCAATACCTCCGGAAACCTCTCGTTCACGATCTCCGGGGCCGCCGTGCCCGAGCCGTCCTCGATCGGCATGCTCGCCGTCGGCGTCGCGGCGCTGGGATGCCGACGCCTCGCCCGGAGGCGGGTGGCCGACTGA
- a CDS encoding DUF1549 and DUF1553 domain-containing protein codes for MDRMPGLLARAVACLLLAPFAAGAAEPGTWALKPVARPDMPSGSAAANPIDLFLAADHRAKGLTPAGPADKRTILRRVTFDLTGLPPTIEEQEAFLRDESPDAYQKVVDRLLASEQHGVRYGRHWLDVLRYADMDERMVAAPGIHLWREWVIRAINDDVPYDQFVRAQLTGYRTAERTQMSATGFRSRKEPRPDDLFALGLLARGAVFRDGKGDGELAMAAVETVSSAFMGMTVACAKCHDHMYDPIKQRDYYSMKALFDPLVVRKVTLATPAEMVAAGKAADEADRRRAAIQGPIDELVAPYRKRLHDERVAMLPPDVRAIILKPDRERSAAERKVADDYFPVLRIDTDKILEIMPEADRKRYRALQAKLDSGGGDPGRRGPSLPAFWTVEADPVRAAQPSYILTSGDPDRPEKKHPVEPGWPFGPEKPDLSEGRVEAFSDWLTAPENPLLARVAVNRLWQWHFGEGLQKTPSDFGKLGGTPADPALLDWLASEFAARGFRMKAIHRLIVTSDAYRRASEPPAEFAGSNNAADPANAYLWRFPLRRLEAEPIWDAIWAAAGGLDPAVGGPSFDPAGGRGGMGGGRRGGPAASPGTSRRAAFMVRGYSTSRDVVPVFLQAFDVDDGRVPCPVRTRTITPPQALFLMNGEAIERATERFAKRIEDESGGDLAAAVDLAYRLAVARPPSPTERERSLAYLDRDPARLKGLAWLLLNLDEFLFVR; via the coding sequence ATGGATCGAATGCCGGGACTCCTCGCGAGGGCCGTCGCCTGCCTGCTGCTTGCGCCCTTCGCCGCGGGCGCGGCGGAGCCGGGAACGTGGGCCCTGAAGCCGGTCGCCCGGCCGGACATGCCCTCGGGCTCGGCCGCGGCCAACCCCATCGACCTCTTCCTCGCCGCGGACCACCGCGCGAAGGGGCTCACGCCCGCCGGGCCGGCGGATAAGCGGACGATCCTCCGCCGCGTCACCTTCGACCTCACCGGCCTGCCCCCGACGATCGAGGAGCAGGAGGCGTTCCTCCGCGACGAGTCGCCGGACGCCTACCAGAAGGTCGTCGATCGGCTGCTGGCGAGCGAGCAGCACGGCGTCCGCTACGGCCGGCACTGGCTCGACGTCCTCCGCTACGCCGACATGGACGAGCGGATGGTCGCCGCCCCTGGCATCCACCTCTGGCGGGAGTGGGTGATCCGGGCCATCAACGACGACGTCCCCTACGACCAGTTCGTCCGGGCCCAGCTCACCGGATACCGGACGGCCGAGCGGACCCAGATGTCGGCGACGGGCTTCCGCAGCCGCAAGGAGCCGCGGCCCGACGACCTGTTCGCCCTCGGCCTGCTCGCCCGCGGGGCCGTCTTCCGCGACGGCAAGGGCGACGGCGAGCTGGCGATGGCCGCCGTCGAGACGGTCTCCTCCGCCTTCATGGGCATGACCGTCGCCTGCGCCAAATGCCATGACCATATGTACGACCCGATCAAGCAGCGCGACTACTACAGCATGAAGGCGCTGTTCGACCCGCTGGTCGTCCGCAAGGTGACCCTGGCGACACCCGCGGAGATGGTCGCCGCGGGGAAGGCGGCCGACGAGGCCGATCGCAGGCGGGCCGCGATCCAGGGGCCGATCGACGAACTGGTCGCGCCGTACCGGAAGCGGCTGCACGACGAGCGCGTGGCCATGCTGCCGCCCGACGTCCGGGCGATCATCCTCAAGCCCGATCGCGAGCGGTCCGCGGCCGAGCGGAAGGTCGCCGACGACTACTTCCCGGTGCTGCGGATCGACACCGACAAGATCCTCGAAATCATGCCCGAGGCGGACCGGAAGCGATACCGCGCCCTCCAGGCGAAGCTCGACTCCGGCGGCGGCGATCCCGGCCGCCGCGGCCCGTCGCTCCCGGCCTTCTGGACCGTCGAGGCCGACCCCGTGCGGGCGGCCCAGCCGAGCTACATCCTCACGAGCGGCGACCCGGACCGGCCGGAGAAGAAGCACCCGGTGGAACCCGGCTGGCCGTTCGGCCCGGAGAAGCCGGACCTGAGCGAGGGCCGGGTCGAGGCCTTCTCCGACTGGCTGACCGCGCCGGAGAACCCGCTGCTCGCCCGCGTGGCCGTCAACCGGCTCTGGCAGTGGCACTTCGGCGAGGGGCTGCAAAAGACCCCCAGCGACTTCGGCAAGCTCGGCGGCACGCCCGCGGACCCGGCCCTGCTGGACTGGCTGGCTTCGGAGTTCGCGGCCCGCGGCTTCCGGATGAAGGCGATCCACCGCCTGATCGTCACGTCCGACGCCTACAGGCGGGCCTCCGAGCCGCCCGCGGAGTTCGCCGGGTCCAACAATGCGGCCGACCCGGCCAACGCGTACCTCTGGCGGTTCCCGCTCCGCCGCCTCGAGGCCGAGCCGATCTGGGACGCCATCTGGGCGGCGGCCGGCGGGCTCGACCCGGCCGTCGGCGGGCCCTCGTTCGACCCGGCCGGCGGGCGGGGAGGGATGGGCGGCGGCCGTCGAGGCGGCCCGGCCGCCTCCCCCGGGACCAGCCGCCGGGCCGCGTTCATGGTCCGCGGCTACTCGACGAGCCGCGACGTCGTGCCGGTCTTCCTCCAGGCCTTCGACGTGGACGACGGCCGCGTCCCGTGCCCGGTCCGGACCCGGACGATCACGCCCCCCCAGGCCCTCTTCCTGATGAACGGCGAGGCGATCGAGCGGGCGACCGAGCGGTTCGCGAAGCGGATCGAGGACGAGTCCGGTGGCGACCTCGCCGCGGCCGTGGACCTCGCTTACCGCCTCGCCGTCGCGCGGCCGCCGTCGCCCACCGAGCGCGAGCGCTCGCTCGCCTACCTCGACCGCGACCCGGCCCGGCTGAAGGGCCTCGCCTGGCTGCTGCTCAACCTCGACGAGTTCCTGTTCGTCCGCTGA
- a CDS encoding DUF1501 domain-containing protein gives MPADPIYPCGRVSRRDFLRRAGGGFLGVALGGMWAEAGDIDADIRGPHFEPKAKSVIFLFMCGGVSHIDTFDPKDNKWAGKLIDAVGFGDNSAEMRRPVIYCERKFTRYGESGIPVSDWFPHVGSMADEIAVVRSMWCHEGNHFPAVIETCTGHRGRPFDHPTFGSWVSYALGSANKNLPTFVNIGRPSSPVQLTGGYLGASVSATPFQAGESPIPNLRPPRGTSGPDRDRRMEALEDLNREFRDRYALESDIAARTKAYELAARMQLSAPEAVDVSNEPRHVLDLYGIGDPATEDFGRQLLLARRLAERGVRFIQVCHAGGGNGAWDAHGDIRTHAPLCRATDRPIAGLIRDLKARGLLDETLVVWSSEFGRSPWSQNTTGRDHNPRGYSCWLAGGGIKGGTVHGATDDVGYKAVENRHYYSDLHATILQQLGLDTARMELPVLGRTMRIVEEGEPIAEILA, from the coding sequence ATGCCCGCCGATCCGATCTACCCCTGCGGACGCGTCTCCCGCCGCGACTTCCTCCGCCGCGCCGGCGGCGGCTTCCTGGGCGTGGCCCTCGGGGGCATGTGGGCGGAGGCCGGCGACATCGACGCGGACATCCGGGGGCCCCACTTCGAGCCCAAGGCGAAGTCGGTCATCTTCCTGTTCATGTGCGGCGGCGTCAGCCACATCGACACCTTCGACCCGAAGGACAACAAGTGGGCCGGCAAGCTGATCGACGCCGTCGGCTTCGGGGACAACTCCGCCGAGATGCGCCGGCCGGTCATCTATTGTGAAAGGAAGTTCACGCGATACGGCGAGTCCGGCATCCCGGTCTCGGACTGGTTCCCCCACGTCGGGTCGATGGCCGATGAGATCGCCGTCGTGCGGTCGATGTGGTGCCACGAGGGGAACCACTTCCCGGCCGTGATCGAGACCTGCACCGGCCACCGCGGCCGGCCGTTTGACCACCCGACGTTCGGGAGCTGGGTGTCCTATGCCCTCGGCAGCGCCAACAAGAACCTGCCGACGTTCGTGAACATCGGACGGCCGTCGTCGCCCGTACAATTGACCGGCGGCTACCTCGGGGCGTCGGTCTCCGCGACCCCGTTCCAGGCCGGCGAGTCGCCGATCCCGAACCTGCGGCCGCCACGCGGCACGAGCGGCCCGGACCGGGACCGGCGGATGGAGGCCCTCGAGGACCTGAACCGGGAGTTCCGGGACCGCTACGCCCTGGAGTCGGACATCGCCGCGCGGACGAAGGCCTACGAGCTGGCCGCCCGGATGCAGCTCTCGGCGCCGGAGGCGGTGGACGTCAGCAACGAGCCCCGGCACGTCCTGGACCTCTACGGGATCGGCGACCCGGCCACCGAGGACTTCGGCCGCCAGCTCCTGCTCGCGAGGCGCCTGGCGGAGCGCGGGGTGCGGTTCATCCAGGTCTGCCACGCCGGCGGCGGCAACGGCGCCTGGGACGCCCACGGCGACATCCGGACGCACGCGCCGCTCTGCCGCGCGACCGACCGGCCGATCGCCGGCCTGATCCGCGACCTCAAGGCCCGCGGCCTGCTCGACGAGACCCTGGTCGTCTGGTCGAGCGAGTTCGGCCGCAGCCCCTGGTCCCAGAACACGACCGGCCGCGACCACAACCCGCGGGGCTACTCGTGCTGGCTCGCGGGCGGCGGCATCAAGGGGGGCACCGTCCACGGCGCCACCGACGACGTCGGCTACAAGGCCGTCGAGAACCGCCACTACTACAGCGACCTCCACGCCACGATCCTCCAGCAGCTCGGCCTCGACACCGCGAGGATGGAGCTGCCCGTCCTCGGCCGGACCATGCGGATCGTCGAGGAGGGCGAGCCGATCGCCGAGATCCTGGCGTGA
- a CDS encoding Uma2 family endonuclease yields the protein MSTAFANQALYTPDDLLSMPDAKGFELVRGRLVEKAMGLESAWVSGKLLGRLDRYAETHGTGWFFPSEAGYQCFPHDPRMVRKPDVSFVRKERLPGGVLPTGWSAIPPDLAVEVVSPKDRASELEEKLADYRIAGIPLIWVVYPESRIVMVHRRDGSVARLLEADSLSGEDVLPDFVCPIREILPPAKSAEMAPPATSAPDGPR from the coding sequence ATGAGCACCGCCTTCGCGAACCAAGCCCTCTACACGCCGGATGATCTCCTTTCCATGCCTGACGCCAAGGGCTTTGAGTTGGTCCGAGGCCGATTGGTGGAGAAGGCCATGGGGCTTGAATCGGCCTGGGTCAGCGGGAAGCTACTAGGGCGGCTTGATCGGTACGCCGAGACGCATGGGACCGGTTGGTTCTTCCCATCCGAGGCGGGATACCAATGCTTTCCTCACGATCCTAGGATGGTCCGCAAGCCGGATGTCTCGTTCGTCCGAAAGGAGCGTCTCCCCGGCGGAGTGTTGCCTACGGGATGGTCCGCAATCCCCCCCGACCTCGCCGTCGAGGTCGTCTCCCCGAAGGACCGTGCGTCCGAGTTGGAGGAGAAGCTTGCGGATTACCGGATCGCGGGGATCCCCCTGATCTGGGTCGTCTACCCCGAATCTCGCATAGTCATGGTCCATCGTCGCGATGGATCGGTGGCCCGGTTGCTCGAGGCCGACAGCCTCTCCGGCGAAGACGTCCTCCCCGATTTCGTCTGTCCGATCCGCGAGATCCTGCCCCCCGCGAAATCCGCCGAGATGGCCCCGCCAGCCACGTCCGCCCCGGATGGGCCGCGGTGA
- a CDS encoding alpha-amylase family protein, giving the protein MRTIAGLVGPAWASALGIWLAWAASAPARGGDDIPAIDAAGLPPRSVPAPLPKRPVPGWLRTNLRIGHLPPGLERMPEAFAAAGYNVITINALRKWDVVGPTANLYPAEEVRQADDYLRRFVALVHGAGAKAVLYIGPVQVPMFSPEFARAHPDWLRINPDGRPDPSPNFANIRSPYAGWMLAQMAYVVKTYEIDGFWLDGYAPDHLHTYDPATRAAFRAASGGAEIPARAGGGFDVLRDPIARRYLAWHEAYFLDLADRMRGAIRAENPEAAIFVNHSANRTWYFPEAYMGEYPLRYCEAVDVSAVELHWDVPGDALYHPFVYAFLASLTHGRGATSWLQPQAHGISGVSPPVEFRLRYFEGPPWGVYPEFVEPTGREDYLRTWAADAKARDPWWVGSEPVPYVGIVASDQSRTLAAKAALPAYVSHVLGAFRSFLEAHVPVRILTELDLEDADLRGIRVLVLPDTSVLSDRSAEVIRRFVRGGGGLVATYEAGLHDPEYRRRDDFVLGDLLRARHLSSRVVTRRDEALQVDLGDAHPILDDPEILGQQNTSWRNPSGEPPARGPLAVIASATIVEALPDGRVLATFAGDERSPGKRFPAAIASEYGKGRVVYFPVGIDKAMFFYPNTFLRRLIVNACRWAAKQEPPPVEVRGPLLLCATFRRQPEAKRTVVHLLNHASSWGMHSIYQKVAPLPEELRKQYGFPDRSELRGTWPVREEVIPLHDVRVLCRVPGVRRATQQPEGRDLPLHAIEGGVEVVVPVVEMHSMVVFE; this is encoded by the coding sequence ATGCGGACGATCGCGGGGCTCGTTGGGCCGGCCTGGGCGTCGGCGTTGGGGATCTGGCTGGCATGGGCTGCGTCCGCCCCGGCGAGGGGGGGTGACGACATCCCCGCGATCGACGCCGCGGGCTTGCCGCCCCGCAGCGTGCCTGCGCCCTTGCCGAAGCGTCCGGTGCCGGGCTGGCTGCGGACGAACCTTCGGATCGGGCACCTGCCGCCCGGGCTGGAGAGGATGCCCGAGGCGTTCGCGGCGGCGGGGTACAACGTCATCACGATCAACGCGCTTCGGAAGTGGGATGTCGTCGGGCCGACGGCGAATCTCTATCCCGCCGAGGAGGTCCGCCAGGCGGATGATTACCTCCGCAGGTTCGTCGCGCTCGTCCACGGCGCGGGGGCGAAGGCGGTGCTCTACATCGGGCCCGTCCAGGTCCCGATGTTCAGCCCCGAGTTCGCCCGGGCGCATCCCGACTGGCTGCGGATCAACCCCGACGGCAGGCCCGACCCGAGCCCCAATTTCGCCAACATCCGCTCCCCCTACGCGGGCTGGATGCTCGCCCAGATGGCGTATGTGGTGAAGACCTACGAGATCGACGGATTCTGGCTCGACGGCTACGCGCCGGACCATCTGCATACGTACGACCCCGCCACGCGGGCCGCCTTCCGGGCGGCCTCCGGCGGGGCGGAGATCCCGGCGCGGGCCGGCGGCGGGTTCGACGTCCTCCGCGACCCGATCGCCCGCCGCTACCTGGCCTGGCACGAGGCGTACTTCCTGGATCTGGCCGACCGCATGCGGGGGGCGATCCGCGCCGAGAATCCGGAGGCCGCGATCTTCGTCAACCACTCGGCGAACCGGACGTGGTATTTCCCCGAGGCGTACATGGGCGAGTATCCGCTCCGGTACTGCGAGGCCGTGGACGTCTCCGCGGTCGAGCTGCACTGGGACGTGCCCGGCGACGCCCTCTATCACCCGTTCGTCTACGCGTTCCTCGCCTCGCTGACGCACGGGCGCGGGGCGACATCGTGGCTCCAGCCGCAGGCGCACGGTATCAGCGGGGTCTCGCCGCCGGTCGAGTTCCGCCTGCGGTACTTCGAGGGGCCGCCGTGGGGCGTCTACCCCGAGTTCGTGGAGCCGACCGGCCGCGAGGACTACCTCCGCACCTGGGCGGCCGACGCGAAGGCCCGCGACCCCTGGTGGGTCGGCTCCGAGCCGGTCCCGTACGTCGGGATCGTCGCGTCCGACCAGTCGCGGACGCTCGCCGCGAAGGCCGCGCTGCCGGCGTACGTCTCGCACGTCCTGGGGGCGTTCCGGTCGTTCCTGGAGGCCCACGTCCCGGTCCGGATCCTGACCGAGCTCGACCTGGAGGACGCGGACCTGCGGGGGATCCGCGTGCTGGTGCTGCCCGACACGTCCGTCCTCTCGGACCGGTCCGCGGAGGTGATCCGGCGGTTCGTCCGCGGCGGCGGCGGCCTGGTGGCCACGTACGAGGCCGGGCTCCATGACCCGGAGTATCGCCGCCGCGACGACTTCGTCCTGGGCGACCTGCTCCGCGCCCGGCATCTCTCGTCGCGGGTCGTCACCCGGCGCGACGAGGCGTTGCAGGTCGACCTCGGCGACGCGCACCCGATCCTCGACGACCCGGAGATCCTGGGCCAGCAGAACACGTCCTGGCGGAACCCGAGCGGCGAGCCCCCCGCGCGGGGGCCGCTGGCGGTGATCGCCTCGGCGACGATCGTCGAGGCCCTGCCCGACGGCCGCGTGCTGGCGACCTTCGCGGGCGACGAGCGATCTCCGGGCAAGCGATTCCCGGCCGCGATCGCCTCCGAATACGGCAAGGGGCGCGTCGTCTACTTCCCCGTCGGCATCGACAAGGCGATGTTTTTTTATCCGAACACCTTCCTCCGGCGGCTAATCGTGAATGCCTGCCGGTGGGCGGCGAAGCAAGAGCCGCCGCCCGTCGAGGTCCGCGGCCCCCTGCTCCTCTGCGCGACCTTCCGCCGCCAACCCGAGGCGAAGCGGACGGTCGTCCACCTGCTGAATCACGCCAGCTCGTGGGGGATGCACTCGATCTACCAGAAGGTCGCGCCGCTGCCGGAGGAGCTCCGCAAGCAATACGGCTTCCCCGACCGCTCCGAGCTCCGCGGCACCTGGCCGGTCCGCGAGGAGGTCATCCCCCTCCACGACGTCCGCGTCCTCTGCCGCGTCCCGGGCGTCCGCAGGGCCACCCAGCAGCCCGAGGGCCGCGACCTGCCGCTGCACGCGATCGAGGGCGGGGTCGAGGTGGTCGTCCCCGTCGTGGAGATGCATTCGATGGTGGTCTTCGAGTGA
- a CDS encoding putative sugar nucleotidyl transferase, whose product MRLCLAEDIAAAQLEPLTLTRPVHELWLGCSTLGAKIARAFGIGEGPQRRGAVIRGHLKAVQSRRDPHVVLNDPDWLARGPLVVVNSRWVPPARFEAPGLAAPCVGFCEGEPAFAVVAPDDAASTLTSHGMGAWFDRMAERHPGSDVGGEWIRRPWDLVARNAAHIERDFEVAGRRGVTNRQLATLALVGPSDRLRIHETARIDPYTVFDTTNGPIVVEPNVWVQPFTRVEGPCYIGAETQLFRANIRGAVSIGSNCRIGGEVEASIIQGYSNKYHEGFLGHAYIGEWVNLGAITSNSDLRNDYGEVCVPLQGDPVPTGQAKVGCFVGDHTRTGMGSMLNTGTAIGVMCNVLPAGLLLPKHVPSFTAVLYGRVGPGFSLDQMFETAKIVMSRRGKTFGEAEEQLYRGLYEQTRLERERAFQRSHDRRADFWPVAQAGRM is encoded by the coding sequence TCGAGCCCCTGACGCTCACCCGGCCGGTCCACGAGCTGTGGCTCGGCTGCTCCACGCTGGGCGCCAAGATCGCCCGCGCCTTCGGCATCGGGGAGGGGCCGCAGCGGCGGGGGGCGGTGATCCGCGGGCACCTCAAGGCGGTCCAGTCCCGCCGCGATCCGCACGTCGTCCTCAACGACCCGGACTGGCTGGCGCGCGGGCCCCTGGTCGTGGTGAACAGCCGCTGGGTCCCGCCCGCGCGCTTCGAGGCGCCCGGCCTGGCGGCCCCCTGCGTCGGCTTCTGCGAGGGCGAGCCGGCCTTCGCGGTGGTCGCCCCGGACGACGCGGCCTCGACGCTGACGTCCCACGGCATGGGCGCCTGGTTCGACCGGATGGCGGAGCGGCACCCCGGCTCGGACGTCGGCGGCGAGTGGATCCGCCGGCCGTGGGACCTCGTCGCCCGCAACGCCGCGCACATCGAGCGCGACTTCGAGGTGGCCGGCCGTCGCGGCGTGACCAATCGCCAGCTCGCCACGCTCGCCCTGGTCGGCCCTTCCGACCGGCTCCGCATCCACGAGACCGCGCGGATCGACCCCTACACGGTCTTCGACACCACCAACGGGCCGATCGTCGTCGAGCCGAACGTCTGGGTCCAGCCGTTCACCCGCGTGGAGGGTCCGTGCTACATCGGCGCGGAGACCCAGCTCTTCCGGGCCAACATCCGGGGCGCCGTGTCGATCGGCTCGAATTGCCGGATCGGCGGCGAGGTGGAGGCCTCGATCATCCAGGGGTACTCGAACAAGTACCACGAGGGCTTCCTCGGCCACGCCTACATCGGCGAGTGGGTCAACCTCGGGGCGATCACCTCCAACAGCGACCTGCGGAACGACTACGGCGAGGTCTGCGTCCCCCTCCAGGGCGACCCCGTGCCGACCGGCCAGGCCAAGGTCGGCTGCTTCGTCGGCGACCACACCCGCACGGGCATGGGCTCGATGCTCAACACCGGCACGGCCATCGGGGTGATGTGCAACGTCCTGCCCGCCGGCCTGCTGCTCCCCAAGCACGTCCCCTCGTTCACGGCGGTGCTCTACGGCCGCGTCGGGCCGGGCTTCTCGCTCGACCAGATGTTCGAGACCGCCAAGATCGTCATGAGCCGCCGCGGCAAAACCTTCGGCGAGGCCGAGGAGCAGCTCTACCGCGGCCTCTACGAGCAGACCCGCCTCGAGCGCGAGCGCGCCTTCCAGCGCTCCCACGACCGCCGCGCCGACTTCTGGCCCGTGGCCCAGGCCGGGCGGATGTGA
- a CDS encoding BlaI/MecI/CopY family transcriptional regulator produces the protein MAKRSADVTEAELAVLQVLWEDGPATVRRLVERLYPAGGPSASPTVLKLVERLEAKGCVARDRGGPVQTVRATVGRSELISRRLKGLADELGNGTLASLLSQLVKDEGLGPADRKALRDLVDGWDERGPGRKG, from the coding sequence ATGGCGAAGCGGTCGGCGGACGTGACGGAGGCGGAGCTGGCGGTCCTCCAGGTGCTCTGGGAGGACGGCCCGGCGACCGTGCGCCGGCTCGTGGAGCGGCTGTATCCGGCGGGCGGTCCCTCGGCGTCGCCCACGGTGCTGAAGCTGGTGGAGCGGCTGGAGGCCAAGGGTTGCGTCGCCCGGGACCGGGGCGGGCCGGTGCAGACGGTCCGCGCGACGGTGGGCCGCTCGGAGCTCATCAGCCGGCGGCTGAAGGGCCTGGCGGACGAGCTGGGCAACGGCACGCTGGCCTCGCTGCTGTCCCAGCTCGTGAAGGACGAGGGGCTAGGCCCGGCGGACCGCAAGGCGCTGCGCGACCTGGTGGACGGGTGGGACGAGCGTGGTCCGGGGCGCAAGGGCTGA